In Cyanobacteriota bacterium, the DNA window TTCGAGGATTGTATGATGCAGCCTTAGAGCAAGGTACATCGGAAGTGGGGGGAATTTTACTCAGCCCCAGCAAGAAGTACACATTAGGCATGGTGCCACCGTTGCTGGCATCCCAGTGGTATTCCCTGCGAGATCAGGCCCTGAAGCAAGGCATGTTACTGAGCGAAGCAGACCTGTACTGTACGGTATCCTACAATGACCATCGGGTCAGCCCCAGCGATCGCCAGCTTGTTCGCCAGTTTCTCAAGCGGTGGAAACATCCCCTAGCCAATTGGTTCAGCAAGGG includes these proteins:
- a CDS encoding single-stranded-DNA-specific exonuclease RecJ, producing RGLYDAALEQGTSEVGGILLSPSKKYTLGMVPPLLASQWYSLRDQALKQGMLLSEADLYCTVSYNDHRVSPSDRQLVRQFLKRWKHPLANWFSKGDVAAASTIDQINKLRNMAAHAENFLYDWQFELLRQLVVGDATKAGILQALV